A region of Athene noctua chromosome 12, bAthNoc1.hap1.1, whole genome shotgun sequence DNA encodes the following proteins:
- the N4BP3 gene encoding NEDD4-binding protein 3 isoform X2, whose amino-acid sequence MAAAQGPVTCEPDTRVLGTYLSSEPVGVVGSMGSVGSLVEKQDLSPLELRAQLGGSRGLRQPDGLLRKGPSQRELFGYLHGAKKETRSERKHQTSGACYKRDYESDRENRSPERCSREHHRGADFSKSSLPERGRFDKCRIRPSAFKAVAGKGLVSMQSLSSSKGQKLSKSNGSLHTLLSQSSTAPSQHGPLRTHLLHAISLDEASDSSHNSIQSFPSYGSRLKPAQSQFSASMGHINHIGGSLDRVSRSPRDPLAPEKVPLSCKSMATLSRLQSPGEPPPPYEFTYSLEDAVKQLEDRLQETGGELRQLKRSLSETEDPFTQQVTQQAQRGQRALQLQLYKAQQEKKRLQEELSMQQCQCEESKLRQPQGERVSPKLEETKWEVCQKAAEISLLKQQLRDTQEEMAQKLGEIFTLKTQLREAKAEVQARDSQLAQLADSFQSPAEPGASLPLGDDPMPACQDFPGCETDDSKCRGLHSDTAEPLERQVEWLWAELLRERRQGQLQAVNFELERKTWQEEKEKVLRYQRELQASYMEMYHRSQALERELRQLRSEPRDVGADSPWIERVESSKI is encoded by the exons ATGGCAGCAGCACAGGGTCCTGTGACCTGTGAGCCCGACACCCGTGTCCTTGGCACCTACCTCTCCTCAGAGCCCGTCGGCGTCGTCGGCAGCATGGGCAGCGTGGGCAGCCTGGTGGAGAAGCAGGATCTGTCCCCCCTGGAGCTGCGGGCCCAGCTGGGGGGCTCGCGGGGGCTTCGGCAACCCGATGGCTtgctgcggaaggggccgagccAGCGGGAGCTCTTCGGCTACCTGCACGGGGCCAAGAAGGAGACGCGGTCGGAGCGGAAGCACCAGACGTCGGGCGCCTGCTACAAGCGGGACTACGAGAGCGACCGCGAGAACCGGTCCCCTGAGCGCTGCTCCCGCGAGCATCACCGTGGGGCCGACTTCTCCAAAAGCTCCCTGCCTGAAAGGGGCCGCTTCGACAAG TGCCGTATCAGGCCCTCGGCCTTCAAGGCAGtagctgggaaggggctggtctCCATGCAGAGCCTGTCCTCATCCAAGGGGCAGAAGCTGTCCAAGAGCAACGGGAGCCTGCACACACTGCTGTCGCAGAGCAGCACGGCGCCCTCGCAGCACGGCCCGCTCCGCACCCACCTGCTCCACGCCATCAGCCTGGATGAGGCCTCTGACTCCAGCCACAACTCCATCCAGAGCTTCCCTTCCTACGGCTCCCGCCTCAAGCCTGCCCAGAGCCAGTTCAGTGCCTCCATGGGCCACATCAACCACATCGGGGGCTCCTTGGACAGGGTTTCCCGAagccccagggaccccctggcCCCTGAGAAGGTGCCCCTGTCCTGCAAAAGCATGGCCACGCTGAGCCGGCTGCAGAGCCCCGGCGAGCCCCCACCGCCCTACGAGTTCACTTACTCGCTGGAGGACGCGGTGAAGCAGCTGGAGGACCGGCTGCAGGAGACGGGAGGAGAGTTGCGGCAGCTCAAGAGGAGCCTTAGTGAGACTGAAGATCCCTTCACACag CAGGTGACGCAGCAGGCGCAGCGCGGGCAGcgggcactgcagctgcagctctaCAAGGCACAGCAGGAGAAGAAgcggctgcaggaggagctgagCATGCAGCAGTGCCAGTGCGAGGAGTCCAAGCTCAGGCAGCCTCAGGGCGAGCGTGTCAGCCCCAAGCTGGAGGAGACCAAGTGGGAG GTGTGCCAGAAGGCCGCAGAGATCTCcctgctgaagcagcagctccGGGACACCCAGGAGGAGATGGCTCAGAAGCTGGGTGAGATCTTCACCCTGAAGACACAGCTGCGGGAGGCCAAGGCCGAGGTCCAGGCCAGGGACTCCCAGCTGGCACAACTGGCAGACTCCTTCCAGAGCCCTGCGGAGCCCGGCGCCTCGCTGCCACTGGGAGATGACCCCATGCCAGCATGCCAGGACTTCCCTGGCTGCGAAACTGATGACTCCAAGTGCCGGGGCCTTCACAGCGACACGGCAGAGCCCCTGGAGCGGCAGGTGGAgtggctgtgggcagagctgctgcgGGAGCGGCGCCAGGGCCAGCTGCAGGCTGTGAACTTTGAGCTGGAGAGAAAAACctggcaggaggagaaggagaaggtgctGCGGTACCAGCGGGAGCTCCAGGCCAGCTACATGGAGATGTACCACCGGAGCCAGGCACTGGAGCGGGAGCTGCGGCAGCTGCGGTCAGAGCCCAGGGATGTCGGGGCTGACTCGCCGTGGATCGAGCGGGTGGAGTCCTCAAAGATCTGA
- the N4BP3 gene encoding NEDD4-binding protein 3 isoform X1 has product MAAAQGPVTCEPDTRVLGTYLSSEPVGVVGSMGSVGSLVEKQDLSPLELRAQLGGSRGLRQPDGLLRKGPSQRELFGYLHGAKKETRSERKHQTSGACYKRDYESDRENRSPERCSREHHRGADFSKSSLPERGRFDKCRIRPSAFKAVAGKGLVSMQSLSSSKGQKLSKSNGSLHTLLSQSSTAPSQHGPLRTHLLHAISLDEASDSSHNSIQSFPSYGSRLKPAQSQFSASMGHINHIGGSLDRVSRSPRDPLAPEKVPLSCKSMATLSRLQSPGEPPPPYEFTYSLEDAVKQLEDRLQETGGELRQLKRSLSETEDPFTQAFEDKQRLWLDELEDLKQMYMARLQQVTQQAQRGQRALQLQLYKAQQEKKRLQEELSMQQCQCEESKLRQPQGERVSPKLEETKWEVCQKAAEISLLKQQLRDTQEEMAQKLGEIFTLKTQLREAKAEVQARDSQLAQLADSFQSPAEPGASLPLGDDPMPACQDFPGCETDDSKCRGLHSDTAEPLERQVEWLWAELLRERRQGQLQAVNFELERKTWQEEKEKVLRYQRELQASYMEMYHRSQALERELRQLRSEPRDVGADSPWIERVESSKI; this is encoded by the exons ATGGCAGCAGCACAGGGTCCTGTGACCTGTGAGCCCGACACCCGTGTCCTTGGCACCTACCTCTCCTCAGAGCCCGTCGGCGTCGTCGGCAGCATGGGCAGCGTGGGCAGCCTGGTGGAGAAGCAGGATCTGTCCCCCCTGGAGCTGCGGGCCCAGCTGGGGGGCTCGCGGGGGCTTCGGCAACCCGATGGCTtgctgcggaaggggccgagccAGCGGGAGCTCTTCGGCTACCTGCACGGGGCCAAGAAGGAGACGCGGTCGGAGCGGAAGCACCAGACGTCGGGCGCCTGCTACAAGCGGGACTACGAGAGCGACCGCGAGAACCGGTCCCCTGAGCGCTGCTCCCGCGAGCATCACCGTGGGGCCGACTTCTCCAAAAGCTCCCTGCCTGAAAGGGGCCGCTTCGACAAG TGCCGTATCAGGCCCTCGGCCTTCAAGGCAGtagctgggaaggggctggtctCCATGCAGAGCCTGTCCTCATCCAAGGGGCAGAAGCTGTCCAAGAGCAACGGGAGCCTGCACACACTGCTGTCGCAGAGCAGCACGGCGCCCTCGCAGCACGGCCCGCTCCGCACCCACCTGCTCCACGCCATCAGCCTGGATGAGGCCTCTGACTCCAGCCACAACTCCATCCAGAGCTTCCCTTCCTACGGCTCCCGCCTCAAGCCTGCCCAGAGCCAGTTCAGTGCCTCCATGGGCCACATCAACCACATCGGGGGCTCCTTGGACAGGGTTTCCCGAagccccagggaccccctggcCCCTGAGAAGGTGCCCCTGTCCTGCAAAAGCATGGCCACGCTGAGCCGGCTGCAGAGCCCCGGCGAGCCCCCACCGCCCTACGAGTTCACTTACTCGCTGGAGGACGCGGTGAAGCAGCTGGAGGACCGGCTGCAGGAGACGGGAGGAGAGTTGCGGCAGCTCAAGAGGAGCCTTAGTGAGACTGAAGATCCCTTCACACag GCGTTTGAGGATAAGCAGCGGCTGTGGCTGGACGAGCTGGAGGATCTGAAGCAGATGTACATGGCCCGGCTGCAGCAGGTGACGCAGCAGGCGCAGCGCGGGCAGcgggcactgcagctgcagctctaCAAGGCACAGCAGGAGAAGAAgcggctgcaggaggagctgagCATGCAGCAGTGCCAGTGCGAGGAGTCCAAGCTCAGGCAGCCTCAGGGCGAGCGTGTCAGCCCCAAGCTGGAGGAGACCAAGTGGGAG GTGTGCCAGAAGGCCGCAGAGATCTCcctgctgaagcagcagctccGGGACACCCAGGAGGAGATGGCTCAGAAGCTGGGTGAGATCTTCACCCTGAAGACACAGCTGCGGGAGGCCAAGGCCGAGGTCCAGGCCAGGGACTCCCAGCTGGCACAACTGGCAGACTCCTTCCAGAGCCCTGCGGAGCCCGGCGCCTCGCTGCCACTGGGAGATGACCCCATGCCAGCATGCCAGGACTTCCCTGGCTGCGAAACTGATGACTCCAAGTGCCGGGGCCTTCACAGCGACACGGCAGAGCCCCTGGAGCGGCAGGTGGAgtggctgtgggcagagctgctgcgGGAGCGGCGCCAGGGCCAGCTGCAGGCTGTGAACTTTGAGCTGGAGAGAAAAACctggcaggaggagaaggagaaggtgctGCGGTACCAGCGGGAGCTCCAGGCCAGCTACATGGAGATGTACCACCGGAGCCAGGCACTGGAGCGGGAGCTGCGGCAGCTGCGGTCAGAGCCCAGGGATGTCGGGGCTGACTCGCCGTGGATCGAGCGGGTGGAGTCCTCAAAGATCTGA
- the N4BP3 gene encoding NEDD4-binding protein 3 isoform X3 yields MGSVGSLVEKQDLSPLELRAQLGGSRGLRQPDGLLRKGPSQRELFGYLHGAKKETRSERKHQTSGACYKRDYESDRENRSPERCSREHHRGADFSKSSLPERGRFDKCRIRPSAFKAVAGKGLVSMQSLSSSKGQKLSKSNGSLHTLLSQSSTAPSQHGPLRTHLLHAISLDEASDSSHNSIQSFPSYGSRLKPAQSQFSASMGHINHIGGSLDRVSRSPRDPLAPEKVPLSCKSMATLSRLQSPGEPPPPYEFTYSLEDAVKQLEDRLQETGGELRQLKRSLSETEDPFTQAFEDKQRLWLDELEDLKQMYMARLQQVTQQAQRGQRALQLQLYKAQQEKKRLQEELSMQQCQCEESKLRQPQGERVSPKLEETKWEVCQKAAEISLLKQQLRDTQEEMAQKLGEIFTLKTQLREAKAEVQARDSQLAQLADSFQSPAEPGASLPLGDDPMPACQDFPGCETDDSKCRGLHSDTAEPLERQVEWLWAELLRERRQGQLQAVNFELERKTWQEEKEKVLRYQRELQASYMEMYHRSQALERELRQLRSEPRDVGADSPWIERVESSKI; encoded by the exons ATGGGCAGCGTGGGCAGCCTGGTGGAGAAGCAGGATCTGTCCCCCCTGGAGCTGCGGGCCCAGCTGGGGGGCTCGCGGGGGCTTCGGCAACCCGATGGCTtgctgcggaaggggccgagccAGCGGGAGCTCTTCGGCTACCTGCACGGGGCCAAGAAGGAGACGCGGTCGGAGCGGAAGCACCAGACGTCGGGCGCCTGCTACAAGCGGGACTACGAGAGCGACCGCGAGAACCGGTCCCCTGAGCGCTGCTCCCGCGAGCATCACCGTGGGGCCGACTTCTCCAAAAGCTCCCTGCCTGAAAGGGGCCGCTTCGACAAG TGCCGTATCAGGCCCTCGGCCTTCAAGGCAGtagctgggaaggggctggtctCCATGCAGAGCCTGTCCTCATCCAAGGGGCAGAAGCTGTCCAAGAGCAACGGGAGCCTGCACACACTGCTGTCGCAGAGCAGCACGGCGCCCTCGCAGCACGGCCCGCTCCGCACCCACCTGCTCCACGCCATCAGCCTGGATGAGGCCTCTGACTCCAGCCACAACTCCATCCAGAGCTTCCCTTCCTACGGCTCCCGCCTCAAGCCTGCCCAGAGCCAGTTCAGTGCCTCCATGGGCCACATCAACCACATCGGGGGCTCCTTGGACAGGGTTTCCCGAagccccagggaccccctggcCCCTGAGAAGGTGCCCCTGTCCTGCAAAAGCATGGCCACGCTGAGCCGGCTGCAGAGCCCCGGCGAGCCCCCACCGCCCTACGAGTTCACTTACTCGCTGGAGGACGCGGTGAAGCAGCTGGAGGACCGGCTGCAGGAGACGGGAGGAGAGTTGCGGCAGCTCAAGAGGAGCCTTAGTGAGACTGAAGATCCCTTCACACag GCGTTTGAGGATAAGCAGCGGCTGTGGCTGGACGAGCTGGAGGATCTGAAGCAGATGTACATGGCCCGGCTGCAGCAGGTGACGCAGCAGGCGCAGCGCGGGCAGcgggcactgcagctgcagctctaCAAGGCACAGCAGGAGAAGAAgcggctgcaggaggagctgagCATGCAGCAGTGCCAGTGCGAGGAGTCCAAGCTCAGGCAGCCTCAGGGCGAGCGTGTCAGCCCCAAGCTGGAGGAGACCAAGTGGGAG GTGTGCCAGAAGGCCGCAGAGATCTCcctgctgaagcagcagctccGGGACACCCAGGAGGAGATGGCTCAGAAGCTGGGTGAGATCTTCACCCTGAAGACACAGCTGCGGGAGGCCAAGGCCGAGGTCCAGGCCAGGGACTCCCAGCTGGCACAACTGGCAGACTCCTTCCAGAGCCCTGCGGAGCCCGGCGCCTCGCTGCCACTGGGAGATGACCCCATGCCAGCATGCCAGGACTTCCCTGGCTGCGAAACTGATGACTCCAAGTGCCGGGGCCTTCACAGCGACACGGCAGAGCCCCTGGAGCGGCAGGTGGAgtggctgtgggcagagctgctgcgGGAGCGGCGCCAGGGCCAGCTGCAGGCTGTGAACTTTGAGCTGGAGAGAAAAACctggcaggaggagaaggagaaggtgctGCGGTACCAGCGGGAGCTCCAGGCCAGCTACATGGAGATGTACCACCGGAGCCAGGCACTGGAGCGGGAGCTGCGGCAGCTGCGGTCAGAGCCCAGGGATGTCGGGGCTGACTCGCCGTGGATCGAGCGGGTGGAGTCCTCAAAGATCTGA